The Synechocystis sp. PCC 7509 genome includes a window with the following:
- a CDS encoding TMEM165/GDT1 family protein, with product MKLDVAPLSANPNSAIAPERHRGSMGAIFGSTFLTIFLAELGDKTQLATLLMSAESQNPWIVFLGASAALVTTSLLGVIVGRWIASRFAPKTIEIAAGISLLLISATLLWDVIKG from the coding sequence GTGAAACTTGATGTTGCGCCTTTGAGTGCTAATCCTAATTCAGCGATCGCTCCAGAGCGCCATCGAGGCTCTATGGGGGCAATTTTTGGCTCTACATTTTTGACAATATTTTTGGCGGAATTAGGAGACAAAACTCAGTTAGCAACCTTGCTGATGAGCGCAGAATCTCAAAATCCTTGGATCGTATTTTTAGGTGCAAGTGCAGCTTTAGTTACTACTAGCTTGTTAGGCGTAATCGTAGGACGCTGGATTGCTAGTCGTTTTGCGCCCAAAACTATAGAAATAGCCGCAGGTATTAGTTTGCTATTGATATCTGCAACGCTGTTATGGGACGTAATCAAAGGTTAA
- the egtC gene encoding ergothioneine biosynthesis protein EgtC, which yields MCRLLGYIGSSIPLDYILSKPEHSLIVQSYQPLEMNSGVVNADGFGIGWYHLEKETNPFIYKNIIPIWNDVNLPSLGRYVESGCILGYVRSATTGQAVDMSNCQPFEFNQLLFIHNGRIENFKQTLMRPICEALSDTAYKFIKGSTDSEHFFAVFLDEYLKNPDGTLEQALRAALLKLDELAKIHQVSASANIIISDGKRLIAARFASGIECPSLYWTRDDLAYPKSVIIASEPVFKGDWHRFSEQSILSVGQDLEIEIHQLSTN from the coding sequence ATGTGTAGATTATTAGGCTATATCGGCTCATCAATTCCATTGGACTATATATTATCCAAACCAGAACACTCTTTGATCGTTCAAAGCTATCAACCGCTCGAAATGAACTCAGGAGTAGTCAACGCCGATGGTTTTGGTATTGGTTGGTATCATCTTGAAAAAGAAACGAATCCTTTTATCTACAAAAACATTATCCCGATTTGGAATGATGTAAATTTGCCTAGTTTAGGGAGATATGTAGAGTCAGGCTGCATTTTAGGATACGTCCGCAGTGCAACCACCGGACAAGCAGTGGATATGAGCAATTGTCAGCCGTTTGAGTTCAATCAACTGTTATTTATTCATAATGGTAGGATTGAAAACTTTAAGCAGACGCTCATGCGTCCAATCTGCGAAGCCCTGAGTGACACTGCATACAAATTTATCAAAGGTAGCACTGATTCTGAACATTTTTTTGCTGTATTTCTTGATGAATATCTAAAAAACCCCGATGGTACTCTAGAACAAGCTTTGCGAGCAGCATTACTAAAATTGGATGAATTAGCTAAAATTCATCAAGTTTCTGCCTCCGCTAATATCATTATTAGCGATGGTAAGCGGCTAATTGCTGCTCGATTTGCAAGCGGGATAGAGTGTCCTTCTTTATATTGGACTAGGGACGACCTAGCTTATCCAAAATCCGTAATTATCGCCTCTGAACCTGTATTTAAAGGCGACTGGCATCGTTTTTCCGAACAGAGTATTCTTAGTGTGGGACAAGACCTTGAGATCGAAATCCATCAACTTTCAACAAACTAG
- a CDS encoding CHAT domain-containing protein, with amino-acid sequence MRIYKTLFSVATATLILSFYPWQLIQNLTISSAVAQSLKNSEPVLPQNPVTIPIVQSPRGSGTILPEDSNNGASSTEENRLLKQATEQFRNRQYTAALQTYQQVLSLRQQRGDRTGVGEILQQIGAAYDRLGQYSQALNYYQQALTIRQQTDNKIGIGSTLNSIGSVYQQQGNFRRALQFYEQALVVRREVKDTAGLGRTLNNIGLVYNQLGQYPQAIESYQQALNIFQSTNNSTGVGAILNNIGLVKTQLGQYDQAIKSYEQALIVRQKINDKAGVGATLHNIGFVYDRQNNPNKALDFYQKALVIRTEAGDKAGIGATLNNIGVVSAILKQQSKALTSLNQALAIFQELGDKAGEGRTIDSIGTAYKILNNSAQALGYYQQALAIQKEVGDLDGERITLSNIGEVLEQQKQRSLAIIFYKQSVNVTEKIRQELRVLETSQQESYTTTISDTYRALASLLLNQNRVVEGQQILDLLKVQELEDYLRNVKSNQQTVVGIQLLPMEQQILAKYTAIQGRLAIISNQLIPLRQLSPASRSATQKQRLTQLEQQQQQVIAEFNQLTNSPGVVALVQQLNQSLRTQNPELPNFNYLQQQLKTLDAKTALLYPLILEDRLELVLITPNSAPIHRSIPVSRTELKQAVADFRAALTNRKLSTKRVIPSANKLYNWLIAPLEKDLVTAGIDSLIYAPDGQLRYVPLAALHDGKQWLVERYSVNNITAASLIDFSPQPLDAPKILAAAFTKGNYNFNVGANQFDFVGLPFAGKEVAGIAALIPGTTQLLNGQFNRAATVPNLSNYNIIHLATHAAFVKGQPEESFILFGNGDRATLRDIADWQLTANLVVLSACQTGVGGQLGNGEEILGLGYQMQQAGAKATIASLWVVDDEATQQLMNAFYQSLQTQKFSKAETLRQAQLTLINQTSAGSRNTHPYYWASFILIGNGFVLSNSVGF; translated from the coding sequence ATGCGAATTTATAAAACTTTATTCAGCGTTGCTACTGCTACGCTGATATTGTCTTTTTACCCTTGGCAACTCATCCAAAACCTAACAATTTCTAGCGCTGTAGCCCAATCTCTCAAAAATTCAGAGCCAGTTTTGCCGCAAAATCCAGTAACAATCCCCATTGTGCAATCTCCCAGAGGTTCGGGAACGATTTTGCCGGAAGATAGTAATAATGGGGCAAGTAGCACCGAGGAAAACAGGCTACTTAAACAAGCAACGGAGCAATTTCGTAACCGTCAATACACCGCCGCTCTCCAGACTTATCAACAAGTTTTGTCACTTCGGCAACAAAGGGGCGATCGCACGGGCGTGGGGGAAATTCTGCAACAAATTGGTGCAGCTTACGATCGCTTAGGACAATATTCCCAAGCTCTCAACTATTATCAGCAAGCTTTAACGATTCGCCAGCAAACTGATAATAAAATTGGCATTGGTAGCACTCTCAATAGTATTGGCTCTGTTTATCAGCAGCAAGGCAATTTTCGTCGCGCCTTGCAATTTTACGAGCAAGCTTTAGTTGTCCGCCGAGAAGTCAAAGATACGGCGGGATTAGGACGTACCCTTAATAATATTGGCTTAGTTTACAACCAATTGGGGCAGTATCCCCAAGCAATTGAGTCTTATCAGCAAGCATTAAATATTTTTCAATCTACTAATAACTCCACAGGCGTAGGCGCTATTTTAAATAATATTGGTTTAGTAAAAACTCAACTTGGTCAGTACGATCAAGCAATCAAGTCTTACGAACAAGCTTTAATAGTGCGTCAAAAAATTAACGACAAAGCCGGAGTTGGCGCAACCCTGCACAATATCGGTTTTGTTTACGATCGCCAGAACAATCCTAATAAAGCCTTAGATTTTTATCAAAAAGCTTTAGTTATTCGTACTGAAGCTGGCGACAAAGCTGGAATTGGGGCCACTCTCAACAACATTGGTGTTGTTAGCGCCATTTTGAAGCAGCAATCAAAAGCTTTAACTTCTCTAAATCAAGCTTTGGCAATTTTTCAAGAACTTGGCGACAAAGCTGGGGAAGGGCGGACAATAGACAGCATCGGTACAGCTTACAAAATTCTCAATAACTCGGCGCAAGCTTTAGGCTACTATCAACAAGCTCTAGCAATTCAAAAAGAAGTCGGCGATTTGGATGGCGAAAGAATTACCCTTAGTAATATTGGGGAAGTGTTAGAGCAGCAAAAACAGCGCAGTCTAGCCATAATTTTTTACAAGCAGTCAGTCAATGTTACGGAGAAAATTCGCCAAGAATTGCGAGTATTAGAAACTTCTCAACAGGAATCTTACACTACAACTATTAGCGACACTTACCGCGCTCTAGCCTCTTTACTTCTCAATCAAAATCGCGTAGTTGAAGGACAGCAAATTCTTGATTTGCTCAAAGTTCAAGAGCTTGAAGACTACCTGCGAAATGTAAAATCCAACCAACAAACGGTAGTAGGGATTCAACTACTACCAATGGAACAGCAAATTTTAGCTAAATATACCGCAATTCAAGGGCGATTAGCAATTATTAGCAACCAATTAATCCCCCTTAGACAACTCTCGCCAGCTTCGCGCTCTGCAACTCAAAAACAACGCCTAACTCAATTAGAACAACAACAGCAGCAAGTTATAGCCGAATTTAACCAATTGACTAATAGTCCCGGAGTTGTAGCTTTAGTCCAACAGTTAAATCAAAGCCTACGCACCCAAAACCCCGAACTACCTAATTTTAATTACTTACAGCAACAGTTAAAAACTCTAGATGCCAAAACTGCCCTACTTTATCCCTTGATTTTAGAAGACCGCTTAGAACTTGTCTTAATTACTCCCAATTCTGCCCCGATTCACCGCTCTATTCCCGTTAGCCGGACTGAACTTAAGCAAGCTGTAGCCGATTTTCGCGCTGCTCTTACCAACCGCAAATTATCTACAAAGCGAGTTATTCCCTCCGCCAATAAACTGTATAACTGGCTAATTGCTCCTCTGGAAAAAGATTTAGTGACGGCGGGCATAGATAGTCTTATTTACGCTCCCGATGGTCAGTTGCGTTACGTGCCTTTAGCGGCATTACACGACGGCAAGCAGTGGCTAGTTGAGCGTTATAGCGTTAACAATATCACGGCAGCAAGTTTAATCGATTTTAGCCCCCAGCCTTTGGACGCTCCCAAAATTTTAGCGGCGGCTTTTACTAAGGGTAATTATAATTTCAACGTCGGTGCTAATCAATTTGACTTTGTGGGGTTGCCTTTTGCTGGCAAAGAAGTTGCGGGAATCGCCGCCTTAATTCCAGGGACAACCCAACTATTAAATGGGCAATTTAACCGTGCGGCTACAGTTCCCAATTTAAGCAATTACAATATCATTCATTTGGCAACTCATGCAGCCTTTGTTAAAGGTCAACCGGAAGAATCTTTTATCTTATTTGGCAATGGCGATCGCGCTACTTTAAGAGATATCGCCGATTGGCAGCTAACGGCGAATTTAGTGGTACTGAGTGCCTGTCAAACTGGGGTGGGCGGACAATTGGGCAACGGGGAGGAAATTCTTGGCTTAGGCTACCAAATGCAACAAGCTGGAGCAAAAGCAACTATTGCCTCTTTGTGGGTAGTTGATGACGAGGCTACTCAACAGTTGATGAATGCTTTTTACCAATCCTTGCAAACTCAAAAATTCTCTAAAGCTGAAACTCTACGTCAAGCTCAGTTGACTCTAATTAATCAAACTTCTGCTGGCAGTCGCAACACTCATCCTTATTACTGGGCATCGTTTATATTAATTGGTAACGGGTTTGTTTTGTCTAACAGCGTTGGGTTTTAG
- the recJ gene encoding single-stranded-DNA-specific exonuclease RecJ, whose protein sequence is MLNRPTPEPKIWRLPIHRWQIHTNAQKATEIAQKSQISPIISQLLINRGVETLAQIQAYLNPESQNLPSPLEEFPDLALSVELLEKAIATGQKIAICGDYDADGMTSTALLLRSLRWLGAQVDYAIPSRMHEGYGINKRIVEEFKNTGFGVVITVDNGISAYDAIARARELGLIVIVTDHHDVPQKLPPANAILNPKLIAESSPYRGVAGVGVAYILAISLAQQLGQIKGLVKPLLELFTLGTIADLAPLTGVNRRWVKRGLQQLPHSQLAGVQALIQVSGVKGKQTQKQQTLKPDDIGFRLGPRINAIGRIADPQIVIELLTTDDPGIALERAMQCEQINQTRQQLCEQIETEAISVVEKLYASSLHQDRVLVLVQPNWHHGVIGIVASRLLERYGVPVFIGTDENEQQIRGSARGIPEFHIFAALEACKDLLGKFGGHQAAGGFSLPAGNLPQLRSRLITFANQYLQVEHLKPLLKIDAQLQLEQINSLLYQEILVLNPCGIENPDPVFWTANVQIVEQKIIGKGHIKLTVADGSSKIKAIAWRWGDYFPLPPRLDIAYRLRENTWNGNTTIELELLGAKLATPLQVSGKIWEQENHAAQISVPLCFSPPTPKNAKFDYKQRHYTCGFFPTNALLELRIKNDVGKVLAIQSGQNTGLLGTNRENATIVDLSQPKFYHLVQAALQALETDKKAGDN, encoded by the coding sequence ATGCTCAACCGTCCTACACCGGAGCCGAAAATTTGGCGGCTACCAATACATCGGTGGCAAATTCACACCAATGCCCAAAAAGCCACAGAAATTGCCCAAAAAAGTCAAATATCGCCGATAATTAGCCAATTGCTCATCAATCGCGGCGTAGAAACTTTAGCACAAATTCAAGCATATCTAAATCCTGAATCTCAAAACTTACCTTCACCCCTAGAGGAGTTTCCCGATCTAGCTTTGAGCGTAGAGTTGCTAGAAAAGGCGATCGCTACTGGACAAAAAATTGCGATTTGCGGCGACTACGATGCGGACGGGATGACTAGCACCGCCCTATTATTACGCAGTTTGCGGTGGTTGGGCGCACAGGTAGATTATGCTATTCCCAGCCGGATGCACGAAGGCTATGGTATCAATAAACGCATCGTTGAAGAATTTAAAAATACTGGGTTTGGGGTAGTTATTACTGTAGACAATGGCATTTCTGCCTATGATGCGATCGCACGCGCGCGCGAATTAGGATTAATTGTCATCGTTACTGACCACCACGATGTCCCGCAAAAACTCCCTCCAGCTAATGCTATTCTCAACCCCAAACTAATCGCCGAATCTTCGCCTTATCGCGGTGTGGCGGGGGTGGGTGTTGCCTACATCTTAGCTATTTCTTTAGCCCAACAACTAGGACAAATTAAAGGCTTAGTTAAGCCACTATTAGAACTATTTACCTTGGGAACAATTGCCGACCTTGCACCCTTAACTGGTGTCAATCGTCGTTGGGTAAAACGCGGCTTGCAACAGCTACCTCATTCTCAACTAGCGGGCGTACAGGCTTTGATTCAAGTATCGGGAGTCAAAGGTAAACAAACCCAAAAGCAACAAACCCTTAAGCCTGATGATATCGGTTTTCGCTTAGGTCCGAGAATCAACGCGATTGGGCGGATTGCTGACCCCCAAATAGTAATTGAATTACTCACTACTGACGACCCCGGAATCGCTCTAGAAAGAGCCATGCAGTGCGAACAAATTAACCAAACTCGCCAGCAACTTTGCGAACAAATCGAAACGGAAGCGATTTCTGTGGTCGAAAAATTGTATGCTTCTTCTCTCCATCAAGATCGGGTGTTGGTGCTTGTTCAACCAAATTGGCATCATGGTGTAATTGGGATTGTCGCTTCACGCCTTTTGGAGCGCTACGGCGTACCCGTTTTTATTGGTACTGATGAGAATGAACAACAGATTCGGGGTTCGGCGCGGGGGATTCCAGAATTTCATATATTTGCCGCTTTAGAAGCCTGTAAAGACCTTTTAGGCAAGTTTGGCGGACATCAAGCGGCGGGGGGCTTTTCTTTGCCGGCGGGTAATTTGCCCCAATTGCGATCGCGTTTAATTACTTTTGCCAACCAATACTTGCAAGTCGAACACCTCAAACCCTTATTAAAAATTGATGCCCAGCTTCAGCTTGAACAAATAAATTCATTACTTTATCAAGAGATTTTAGTTCTAAATCCCTGTGGAATTGAAAACCCCGATCCGGTATTTTGGACGGCAAATGTTCAAATAGTAGAGCAAAAAATTATCGGCAAAGGTCATATTAAACTTACGGTAGCCGATGGTAGTAGTAAAATCAAAGCGATCGCTTGGCGTTGGGGTGATTATTTTCCCCTACCACCTAGACTTGATATTGCCTACCGATTGCGAGAAAATACTTGGAATGGCAACACAACTATTGAACTTGAATTATTAGGGGCAAAACTTGCCACCCCGTTGCAAGTGTCTGGGAAAATTTGGGAGCAGGAAAACCACGCAGCCCAAATTTCCGTCCCGCTTTGTTTTTCTCCCCCTACACCCAAAAACGCCAAATTTGACTACAAACAACGCCACTACACTTGTGGCTTCTTTCCCACAAATGCTTTATTAGAATTAAGAATTAAAAATGATGTTGGTAAAGTTTTAGCTATCCAATCCGGTCAAAATACAGGTTTGCTTGGTACTAATCGAGAAAACGCAACAATTGTGGATTTATCGCAGCCCAAATTTTATCATTTAGTCCAAGCAGCCCTCCAAGCCTTAGAAACAGACAAAAAAGCTGGAGATAATTAA
- the psb30 gene encoding photosystem II reaction center protein Ycf12/Psb30, whose amino-acid sequence MESLFDGLGSINWLVLAQLVSVGLIMISGPVVIFILAFRNGNL is encoded by the coding sequence ATGGAATCATTGTTTGATGGATTAGGCAGCATTAATTGGCTTGTACTGGCTCAATTGGTTTCTGTAGGACTAATTATGATTTCAGGACCAGTAGTAATATTTATTCTTGCCTTTCGCAACGGCAACCTGTAA
- a CDS encoding TMEM165/GDT1 family protein, giving the protein MDWHLLGLSFVTVFLSELGDKSQLAAIALSGQSSSPRAVFFGTAAALVLTSLLGVMAGEWMAQLLPVRTVKLIAAIGFAILGIRLLMSKSDTEITLESDL; this is encoded by the coding sequence ATGGATTGGCATTTGCTAGGACTGAGTTTTGTTACCGTATTTTTGTCGGAATTAGGCGATAAAAGTCAGTTAGCGGCGATCGCTTTGAGTGGACAGTCATCTTCACCCCGCGCTGTATTTTTTGGTACTGCGGCGGCGCTAGTTTTAACTAGCTTGCTGGGGGTAATGGCTGGAGAATGGATGGCGCAATTGTTGCCGGTACGGACAGTAAAATTAATTGCCGCTATCGGGTTTGCTATATTGGGGATTCGGTTGTTGATGTCTAAAAGCGATACTGAAATTACTTTAGAGTCAGACTTATAG
- the egtD gene encoding L-histidine N(alpha)-methyltransferase: MSISNNASGNLSTNLENRLQIEHLLNAATLSASALTEKSDVIAGLTQTPKSIQARYFYDDYGSQLFEQICELPEYYLTRTETAILQECAIAISQLTGACELVELGSGSSTKTRILLDAYNQLDYPLHYQSIDVSAGILESSAKALLADYPYLQVHALVSTYELALKQLKPSPLPNRVICFIGSSLGNLNPQECQSFFAQITKALQPGEYFLLGIDLHKSKDVLEPAYNDSQGVTAAFNLNMLNHLNQRFDGNFDLTQFEHLAFYNETERQIEMHLRSVCSQTVRLNALDLTIDLASDETILTEISRKFDLNTIEQELQAQGLNPTHVWTDANQKFGVLLCRLLH, translated from the coding sequence ATGTCAATTTCTAATAATGCAAGCGGTAATCTTTCCACTAATCTAGAAAATCGTTTGCAAATCGAGCATTTGTTAAATGCAGCCACTTTATCGGCTTCCGCGCTTACAGAGAAAAGCGATGTGATTGCTGGATTAACTCAAACGCCTAAATCTATTCAAGCTCGTTACTTTTACGATGACTATGGTTCGCAACTATTTGAACAAATTTGTGAATTGCCCGAATACTATCTTACGCGCACGGAAACCGCCATATTACAAGAATGTGCGATCGCGATTTCTCAACTTACTGGGGCTTGCGAACTGGTAGAATTAGGTAGTGGTAGCTCGACTAAAACTCGCATTCTTTTAGATGCTTACAATCAATTAGACTATCCTCTACACTACCAGTCTATTGATGTGAGTGCAGGTATTTTAGAAAGCAGTGCCAAAGCGCTCTTGGCTGATTACCCCTATTTACAAGTTCATGCTCTTGTTAGCACCTACGAACTTGCTTTAAAACAACTAAAACCTTCTCCATTACCGAACCGAGTAATTTGTTTTATTGGTAGTTCTTTAGGCAATCTCAATCCTCAAGAATGCCAGAGTTTTTTCGCGCAAATTACTAAAGCTCTCCAACCAGGAGAATACTTTTTATTAGGCATAGATTTACATAAATCTAAAGATGTACTAGAACCTGCTTATAACGATAGTCAAGGAGTTACCGCAGCTTTTAATCTCAATATGCTTAACCACTTAAATCAACGCTTTGATGGCAACTTTGATTTAACCCAATTTGAACACTTAGCTTTTTATAATGAAACTGAGCGCCAAATTGAAATGCACTTGCGAAGTGTATGTTCTCAAACTGTGAGATTAAACGCTCTAGATTTAACAATTGATCTAGCATCTGACGAAACCATACTTACAGAAATATCCCGCAAATTTGACTTAAATACTATCGAGCAAGAATTGCAAGCACAAGGACTAAACCCAACGCACGTATGGACAGATGCTAATCAAAAGTTTGGTGTGTTACTTTGTCGATTGCTCCACTAA
- a CDS encoding tetratricopeptide repeat protein, whose protein sequence is MRSPIIITSILLIGLTAIVPTINPSPAQAQTALNSTALAKQFYNQGLKQFRNGQYPEALQTYQQLLSIESENGNNAGVGRTLNSLGGLYYEQDQYYQALDVYLGSLAIRRQMGNKLGEARTLYNLGLVYQELRQNTKAQKSFTQAMTIFNQMKDVNGIKATTEALSPTRPRLESGFSSGTILLDEYETEGLISPAGVISNNNPKIPTPLPLPRSIPNGRPTTPAQTDGLGPI, encoded by the coding sequence ATGCGATCGCCTATCATCATTACTTCCATTCTTTTAATCGGCTTAACAGCTATAGTTCCTACTATTAATCCTTCACCCGCTCAAGCACAAACAGCACTAAACTCTACTGCTTTAGCCAAACAATTTTACAACCAAGGATTAAAACAGTTTCGGAACGGACAGTACCCTGAAGCGCTCCAGACTTATCAACAACTACTGTCTATAGAAAGCGAAAACGGTAACAATGCTGGAGTAGGACGCACCCTCAATAGCTTGGGTGGGTTGTATTACGAGCAAGACCAATATTACCAAGCCTTGGATGTTTATTTAGGCAGCCTAGCAATTCGGCGGCAAATGGGCAACAAATTAGGCGAAGCTAGAACCTTGTACAACCTTGGATTGGTTTATCAAGAGTTACGCCAAAATACGAAAGCTCAAAAATCTTTCACTCAAGCAATGACAATTTTCAACCAAATGAAAGACGTTAACGGGATCAAAGCAACTACAGAAGCTTTATCTCCTACTCGTCCGCGCCTAGAGTCAGGATTTAGTAGTGGTACTATTTTGTTAGACGAATACGAAACAGAGGGATTAATCTCACCGGCGGGTGTTATCTCTAACAACAATCCGAAAATTCCTACTCCACTACCACTACCTAGAAGTATTCCTAACGGGCGTCCTACTACACCCGCTCAAACTGACGGCTTAGGCCCAATTTAA
- the egtB gene encoding ergothioneine biosynthesis protein EgtB yields MRSKSINFQQTSQVVDRRQQLEQWLHQCRTGTLELFESIDETTFCHQAHSEFSPVGWHLGHIGYTESLWLLERQTGIKPEFPEYRRLFVADGLPKSERVKLPPISEIKTYLEAIRNKVLLRLETVDLEQEERLWRWLLQHESQHTETIAFVMQLQRWHDRAPVGASWQNLTTQNKFTVHPALNSSTVPANCLDSEMVCIESGEFTQGNDSIDALDNERTAHQVCLDTYYIDRYPVTCGQYRAFIEAGSYQNPTWWSKSGWKWVQSGQVTKPLYWSEDHRWDNHPVCGVSWYEADAYARFVGKRLPSEAEWEKAAGGDCTYPWGEDIPTENHCNHDNTVNQTTPVNAYPVGQSVYGCYDLLGNVWEWTSTIFEGYEGFASYPYPGYSQVYFDREHWVLKGGSWATRPWALRSSFRNWYYPDVRQILAGFRCAKNK; encoded by the coding sequence TTGAGATCGAAATCCATCAACTTTCAACAAACTAGCCAAGTTGTTGACCGCAGACAACAATTAGAGCAATGGTTGCATCAGTGTAGAACGGGAACTTTAGAGTTATTTGAATCTATAGACGAAACAACATTTTGTCATCAAGCGCACTCGGAATTTAGCCCCGTTGGTTGGCATTTGGGACATATTGGCTATACTGAGTCCTTGTGGTTGCTCGAACGTCAAACAGGCATAAAGCCAGAGTTTCCCGAATATCGCCGTTTGTTTGTCGCCGATGGATTACCCAAGTCTGAGCGCGTCAAATTGCCCCCCATAAGCGAGATTAAAACCTATCTTGAAGCAATTAGAAACAAAGTTCTTTTGCGTCTAGAAACCGTCGATTTGGAGCAAGAAGAACGTCTATGGCGTTGGCTACTGCAACATGAAAGTCAGCATACTGAAACTATTGCTTTTGTGATGCAACTTCAACGCTGGCACGACCGCGCCCCAGTAGGTGCAAGTTGGCAAAATCTTACTACTCAAAACAAATTTACCGTGCATCCCGCTCTCAATTCCTCTACAGTTCCAGCCAACTGTTTAGATTCAGAAATGGTTTGCATTGAATCGGGTGAGTTTACCCAAGGAAACGACTCTATAGACGCTTTAGACAACGAGCGTACCGCTCATCAAGTTTGCCTTGATACCTACTATATTGACCGCTACCCCGTTACCTGCGGGCAATATAGAGCTTTTATTGAAGCTGGTAGCTATCAAAATCCTACTTGGTGGTCAAAATCAGGCTGGAAATGGGTACAATCTGGGCAAGTAACAAAACCTTTATATTGGTCAGAAGATCATCGCTGGGACAATCACCCCGTTTGTGGGGTTAGTTGGTACGAAGCTGATGCTTACGCCCGATTTGTTGGTAAACGGCTACCTAGCGAAGCTGAATGGGAAAAAGCCGCCGGGGGCGATTGTACTTATCCTTGGGGAGAAGATATACCAACAGAAAACCACTGCAATCACGATAATACTGTTAATCAGACAACGCCAGTAAATGCTTACCCCGTTGGGCAAAGTGTTTATGGTTGTTACGATCTGCTGGGTAATGTTTGGGAATGGACATCTACAATATTTGAGGGATATGAAGGTTTTGCTAGCTATCCTTATCCTGGCTACTCTCAGGTATATTTTGATCGAGAGCATTGGGTGCTAAAAGGTGGTAGTTGGGCAACTCGTCCCTGGGCGCTACGTTCTAGTTTTCGCAACTGGTATTATCCTGACGTGCGGCAAATTTTAGCTGGGTTTCGCTGTGCTAAAAATAAGTAA
- a CDS encoding YkgJ family cysteine cluster protein encodes MATWQCVKQCGACCHLDARDRPDLEEYLLPEQLTLYLSMVGVDGWCVNYDRTARECRIYADRPRFCRVEAEVFGDMYGIEPEELNDFAIECCEEQITGVYGDLSLEMLRFEKAIGISLDLPPTL; translated from the coding sequence ATGGCAACTTGGCAATGTGTTAAGCAATGTGGAGCCTGCTGTCATCTTGACGCGCGCGATCGCCCGGATTTGGAGGAGTATCTTTTACCTGAACAATTAACCTTATATCTCAGTATGGTAGGAGTTGATGGCTGGTGCGTCAACTACGATCGCACTGCCAGAGAATGTCGCATTTATGCCGATAGACCGCGTTTTTGTCGTGTGGAAGCTGAAGTATTTGGCGATATGTATGGTATAGAACCAGAAGAATTAAACGACTTTGCAATCGAATGCTGCGAAGAACAAATTACCGGAGTTTATGGCGATTTGTCTTTAGAAATGCTGCGCTTTGAAAAGGCAATAGGTATAAGTTTAGATTTGCCTCCTACACTATGA